In bacterium, one genomic interval encodes:
- a CDS encoding sodium ion-translocating decarboxylase subunit beta, with protein METLIEFWQYSGFANGIIGNYVMIAVGLLFIWLAITKDYEPLLLVPIGFGILLGNIPFFPGQVIGIYEDGSVMNILYQGVLKGVYPPLIFLGIGAMTDFSALISNPKLVLLGAAAQLGIFATLLGALYFGFTIQEAGAIGIIGGADGPTAIFASSRLAPHLIGSIAIAAYSYMALVPVIQPPIMKLLTTPAERKMRMKPSRAVSKREKILFPIIGFLLICFLAPGAMVLLGMLFFGNLLKESGVTERLANTARTAMIDSVTILLGVCVGASTQAQTFLSPKSIGIFTMGAVSFMVATAGGVLFAKLMNLFLKPEDRVNPLVGAAGVSAVPDSARVVHMVGAKADPGNYLLMHAMGPNVAGVIGSAIAAGVMLAMLQ; from the coding sequence ATGGAAACCCTGATCGAGTTCTGGCAATACAGCGGCTTCGCCAACGGCATCATCGGCAATTACGTCATGATCGCCGTGGGCCTGCTCTTCATCTGGCTGGCCATCACCAAGGATTATGAACCCCTCCTCCTGGTGCCCATCGGCTTCGGCATCCTGCTAGGCAACATCCCCTTCTTCCCCGGCCAGGTGATCGGCATCTACGAGGATGGCAGCGTGATGAACATCCTCTACCAGGGGGTGCTCAAGGGCGTCTATCCGCCCCTCATCTTCCTCGGCATCGGCGCCATGACCGACTTCAGCGCCCTCATCTCCAATCCCAAGCTGGTGTTGCTGGGGGCGGCGGCCCAGCTGGGCATCTTCGCCACGCTGCTGGGCGCCCTCTATTTCGGCTTCACCATCCAGGAGGCGGGGGCGATCGGCATCATCGGCGGAGCGGACGGGCCCACCGCCATCTTCGCCTCCAGCCGCCTGGCGCCGCACCTGATCGGCTCCATCGCCATCGCCGCCTACAGTTACATGGCCCTCGTGCCGGTCATCCAGCCGCCCATCATGAAGCTGCTCACCACCCCCGCGGAACGGAAGATGCGCATGAAGCCGTCCCGCGCCGTGAGCAAGCGGGAGAAAATCCTGTTCCCCATCATCGGATTCCTCCTCATCTGCTTCCTCGCACCGGGCGCCATGGTGCTGCTGGGCATGCTCTTCTTCGGCAACCTGCTGAAGGAGAGCGGCGTCACCGAGCGCCTGGCCAACACGGCGCGCACGGCCATGATCGACAGCGTGACCATCCTCCTCGGCGTCTGCGTGGGCGCCTCCACCCAGGCCCAGACCTTCCTCTCGCCCAAGTCCATCGGCATCTTCACCATGGGCGCGGTCAGCTTCATGGTGGCCACGGCGGGCGGCGTCCTCTTCGCCAAGCTGATGAACCTCTTCCTCAAGCCGGAGGACCGGGTCAACCCCCTGGTCGGGGCGGCGGGCGTCAGCGCCGTGCCGGACAGCGCGCGGGTGGTGCACATGGTGGGCGCCAAGGCCGATCCCGGCAACTACCTGCTCATGCATGCCATGGGACCCAACGTGGCGGGCGTGATCGGTTCCGCTATCGCGGCTGGTGTGATGTTGGCCATGTTGCAGTAG
- the dmeF gene encoding CDF family Co(II)/Ni(II) efflux transporter DmeF, with protein sequence MHGPTLARHRHDHLAQPRRTLARRRTAQVLALTLAAMAVEIVAGVLTGSMALLADGWHMATHAAAFGIALFAYRFADRHADNPRFSFGTGKVGVLGGFASAILLAAAAGMMAVESLLRLVAPEPIRFNEAILVAAFGLAVNLVSAWMLSRAAEPEPDHPQEADHAHAHHGHDHDHNLRGAFLHVVADALTSVLAIGALLLGRNLGWIWLDPLAGLAGAALILRWAWSLLRETALILLDGDAGEELREQVRAVLEVDGDTRLADLHVWHLGPKHLSVTVSLVADHPQAPDHYKARLADLPGLAHLVVEVHACDRGDCGGEASAHSNLFNKET encoded by the coding sequence ATGCACGGTCCCACCCTGGCCCGCCACCGCCACGACCACCTCGCCCAGCCCCGCCGCACGCTGGCCCGCCGTCGCACGGCCCAGGTGCTGGCCCTCACCCTGGCTGCCATGGCGGTGGAGATCGTGGCCGGCGTCCTCACCGGGTCCATGGCCCTGCTGGCCGATGGCTGGCACATGGCCACGCATGCCGCCGCCTTTGGCATCGCCCTCTTCGCCTACCGCTTCGCCGATCGCCACGCCGACAATCCCCGCTTCTCCTTCGGGACAGGCAAGGTGGGCGTCCTGGGCGGCTTCGCCAGCGCCATCTTGCTCGCCGCCGCGGCCGGCATGATGGCGGTGGAGTCCCTGCTGCGCCTGGTGGCGCCCGAACCCATCCGCTTCAACGAGGCAATCCTGGTGGCCGCCTTCGGCCTGGCGGTCAATCTGGTCAGCGCCTGGATGCTCTCCCGGGCCGCCGAGCCGGAGCCTGACCACCCGCAGGAGGCGGACCATGCCCACGCCCACCACGGCCATGACCACGACCACAACCTGCGTGGCGCCTTCCTTCATGTGGTGGCCGACGCCCTCACCAGCGTCCTGGCCATCGGCGCGTTGCTGCTGGGACGCAACCTGGGCTGGATCTGGCTGGACCCGCTCGCCGGGCTGGCCGGGGCGGCCCTCATCCTGCGCTGGGCCTGGAGCCTGCTCCGGGAGACGGCCCTTATCCTGCTGGACGGCGACGCCGGCGAGGAGCTGCGCGAGCAGGTGCGGGCCGTCCTGGAGGTGGATGGCGACACCCGCCTGGCCGACCTGCATGTCTGGCACCTGGGACCGAAACACCTGTCCGTCACGGTGTCGCTGGTGGCGGATCATCCCCAAGCCCCGGACCACTACAAGGCGCGGCTGGCCGACCTGCCGGGATTGGCGCACCTGGTGGTGGAAGTGCACGCCTGCGACCGCGGGGACTGCGGCGGTGAGGCGTCCGCCCACTCAAACTTGTTCAACAAAGAGACCTGA
- a CDS encoding acyl-CoA carboxylase subunit beta, whose translation MNPGVEKLRALRRQAQLGGGEKRIEAQHAKGKLTARERVMRLLDDGSFEEYDMFKQHRCTNFGLEKQQILGDGVVTGSGTIDGRLVFVFSQDFTVMGGSLSETYAEKICKVMDMAMKMGAPVIGLNDSGGARIQEGIESLAAYADIFQRNVMASGVIPQLSAIMGPCAGGAVYSPALTDVIIMVKKTSTMYVTGPKVVKAVTGEELSDEDLGGAMVHVAKSGVVHYAAEDEEECLILLRKLLSYLPQNNMEEPPQAPCRDPYDRESPVLSTIIPASSSKAYDMKEVILEILDENEFLEQQRYFAPNIITGFGRLNGRSVGVVANQPSFLAGVLDINASNKAARFVRLCDAFNIPIVTLVDVPGFLPGSAQEYGGIIRHGAKLLYAYCEATVPKITLITRKAYGGAYDVMSSKHIRGDINYAWPSAEIAVMGAKGAVQILYAKEAAAAEDPGAFLAEKEKEYAETFANPYVAAGRGYVDDVIEPSRTRFRLIRALEMCASKKDGNPPKKHGNIPL comes from the coding sequence ATGAATCCCGGCGTGGAGAAACTGCGTGCCCTGCGCCGCCAGGCCCAGCTTGGCGGAGGCGAGAAGCGGATCGAGGCCCAGCATGCCAAGGGCAAGCTGACGGCCCGGGAACGCGTCATGCGGCTGCTGGACGACGGCAGCTTCGAGGAATACGACATGTTCAAGCAGCATCGCTGCACGAACTTCGGTCTGGAGAAGCAGCAGATCCTGGGGGACGGCGTGGTGACGGGATCGGGCACCATCGATGGCCGCCTCGTCTTCGTCTTCAGCCAGGACTTCACGGTGATGGGCGGCAGCCTCTCCGAGACCTACGCCGAGAAGATCTGCAAGGTGATGGACATGGCCATGAAGATGGGCGCTCCCGTCATCGGCCTCAATGATTCGGGCGGCGCCCGCATCCAGGAGGGGATCGAGAGCCTGGCCGCCTACGCCGACATCTTCCAGCGCAATGTGATGGCCTCCGGCGTCATACCGCAGCTGTCGGCCATCATGGGGCCCTGCGCCGGCGGCGCCGTCTACAGCCCGGCCCTGACCGACGTCATCATCATGGTGAAGAAGACCTCCACCATGTATGTGACCGGCCCCAAGGTGGTGAAGGCCGTCACCGGCGAAGAGCTGAGCGACGAGGACCTGGGCGGCGCCATGGTCCACGTGGCCAAGAGCGGCGTGGTCCACTACGCGGCGGAGGACGAGGAGGAGTGCCTCATCCTGCTGCGCAAGCTGCTCTCCTACCTGCCCCAGAACAACATGGAGGAGCCCCCCCAGGCCCCCTGCCGCGACCCCTACGACCGCGAGAGCCCGGTCCTCTCCACCATCATCCCGGCAAGCTCGAGCAAGGCCTACGACATGAAGGAGGTCATCCTCGAGATCCTCGACGAGAACGAGTTCCTCGAGCAGCAGCGCTACTTCGCCCCCAACATCATCACCGGCTTCGGCCGGCTCAACGGGCGCAGCGTGGGCGTCGTGGCCAACCAGCCCAGCTTCCTGGCCGGCGTGCTGGACATCAACGCCAGCAACAAGGCGGCCCGCTTCGTGCGCCTGTGCGACGCCTTCAACATTCCCATCGTCACCCTGGTGGACGTGCCGGGCTTCCTGCCGGGCAGCGCCCAGGAATACGGCGGCATCATCCGCCATGGCGCCAAGCTGCTCTATGCCTATTGCGAGGCGACGGTGCCCAAGATCACGCTGATCACGCGCAAGGCCTACGGCGGCGCCTACGACGTGATGAGTTCAAAGCACATCCGCGGCGACATCAACTACGCCTGGCCCAGCGCCGAGATCGCGGTGATGGGGGCCAAGGGGGCCGTGCAGATCCTTTACGCCAAGGAGGCGGCGGCGGCGGAGGATCCGGGCGCATTTCTGGCGGAGAAGGAGAAGGAATACGCCGAAACCTTCGCCAATCCCTACGTGGCGGCCGGCCGGGGCTACGTGGACGACGTGATCGAGCCCTCCCGCACCCGCTTCCGGCTCATCCGCGCCCTGGAGATGTGCGCATCCAAAAAGGACGGCAACCCGCCCAAGAAGCACGGCAACATCCCCCTCTGA
- a CDS encoding biotin/lipoyl-containing protein, translating to MARTYKFRLQGNTYEIKVLRRDEDGARVSVNGSEFNVEFLPEEAAPSKTPRLERTRVIPDTVAKTTITEKPGAEIGVGMIKAPLPGNIFKLLVQVGDKVQAGQNVLIMEAMKMENEIHAPTGGVVKEVRVREGQTVLEGEVLLVVQAG from the coding sequence ATGGCACGCACCTACAAGTTCCGCCTGCAGGGCAACACCTACGAGATCAAGGTGCTGCGCCGCGATGAGGATGGGGCCCGGGTCTCGGTCAACGGCTCGGAGTTCAACGTGGAGTTCCTGCCCGAGGAGGCGGCGCCCAGCAAGACGCCGCGCCTGGAGCGCACGCGGGTCATCCCCGACACGGTGGCCAAGACCACCATCACGGAGAAGCCCGGGGCCGAGATCGGCGTGGGCATGATCAAGGCGCCGCTGCCCGGCAACATCTTCAAACTGCTGGTGCAGGTGGGGGACAAGGTCCAGGCCGGCCAGAACGTGCTGATCATGGAGGCAATGAAAATGGAGAACGAGATCCACGCCCCCACCGGTGGTGTCGTCAAGGAAGTGCGGGTGCGCGAGGGCCAGACGGTGCTGGAGGGCGAGGTCCTGCTGGTCGTGCAGGCCGGCTGA
- a CDS encoding OadG family protein, whose translation MESAFDIGLKALVFGMGTVFLGLITLLAAMKTTSRLLNRPAPALAPGSARGGEDYSQVQLSKPLAPVVTSDEGLPASAELIAAVAMALHLDHLALAELEEQRLTWTRMFKPFSPWLMDSKNSLHTHRIRFRAASATGTIVRERTGRS comes from the coding sequence ATGGAAAGCGCATTCGACATCGGCCTCAAGGCGCTCGTCTTCGGCATGGGAACCGTCTTCCTGGGCCTGATCACGCTGCTGGCCGCCATGAAGACCACCAGCCGCCTGCTCAACCGGCCGGCGCCGGCCCTGGCGCCGGGCTCCGCCCGGGGGGGCGAGGACTACAGCCAGGTGCAGCTCTCCAAGCCGCTGGCGCCAGTTGTCACCAGCGACGAGGGCCTGCCCGCCTCGGCCGAACTGATCGCCGCCGTGGCCATGGCCCTCCATCTGGACCACCTGGCCCTGGCCGAGCTGGAGGAACAGCGCCTCACCTGGACGCGCATGTTCAAGCCCTTCAGTCCCTGGCTGATGGATTCCAAGAACAGCCTGCACACCCATCGCATCCGCTTCCGCGCCGCCAGTGCCACCGGCACCATCGTGCGCGAGCGGACCGGCCGGAGTTAG